The Acaryochloris thomasi RCC1774 genome contains a region encoding:
- a CDS encoding sulfotransferase family protein — MKQYIPTGLKQHLRKTLRKVKPVIWTNLGPVSWRLARSSPLASPPVLILSLPRSGSSWVGEILGQSESSLYLHEPITQTYLDQNVEAGPSFFEIDANNLPIGYRFAADAAFLGLPIFHHVIVKSPSQWMWRQNRQHQRALIKEVNPFALQWCIDEYKPRIIYLVRHPVSVANSFSRMGWTGKQFESRLSPQTLSTLHPNYQNFTHSFWAEMGALQAVTLNRSLEILQKYDDFTVVEYEEICADPLTTFRQLYNFAGLQWQQAIEDRILSKSNASNQNRTQTYSTSRSSNAMINSWKGEVSEGVIAEVRDAYCAYNPPYYAAADDW, encoded by the coding sequence ATGAAGCAATATATTCCTACAGGCTTAAAGCAGCATCTGCGCAAAACGTTGCGCAAGGTCAAGCCTGTGATCTGGACAAATCTGGGGCCGGTGAGCTGGCGGTTGGCGCGCTCATCTCCTCTGGCATCACCGCCGGTACTAATTTTATCTTTGCCCCGTAGCGGTTCGAGCTGGGTCGGTGAGATTTTGGGACAATCAGAGTCGTCACTTTATCTCCATGAACCGATTACCCAAACGTATCTTGATCAAAATGTTGAGGCCGGTCCGAGCTTTTTTGAAATTGACGCCAATAATTTACCCATAGGCTATCGGTTCGCTGCTGATGCGGCTTTCCTCGGTTTACCTATTTTCCACCATGTGATCGTAAAGTCCCCTTCGCAGTGGATGTGGCGGCAGAACCGTCAGCATCAGCGAGCATTGATCAAAGAGGTTAATCCCTTTGCTCTTCAATGGTGTATCGATGAATATAAACCTCGAATCATCTATCTTGTTCGCCATCCGGTGTCTGTGGCTAACAGCTTTTCCCGCATGGGATGGACTGGCAAGCAATTTGAGAGTCGGCTCTCTCCGCAAACGTTATCTACGCTGCATCCAAACTACCAAAATTTTACTCACTCTTTCTGGGCTGAGATGGGTGCGCTACAGGCGGTTACTTTAAATCGGTCGCTTGAGATTCTGCAGAAGTATGACGACTTTACTGTGGTGGAGTATGAGGAGATTTGCGCTGATCCTTTGACTACCTTTCGTCAGCTTTATAATTTTGCGGGTCTGCAGTGGCAGCAGGCGATAGAGGACCGCATCCTCTCAAAGAGCAATGCTTCTAATCAAAATCGAACCCAGACATACTCTACCTCCCGCTCTAGCAATGCGATGATTAATTCTTGGAAAGGTGAAGTTTCTGAGGGTGTGATCGCAGAGGTCAGAGATGCTTACTGCGCTTATAACCCTCCCTACTATGCTGCGGCTGACGACTGGTAG
- a CDS encoding glycosyltransferase family 2 protein has product MTPLVSVCIPTYNASRHLEDCLNSVISQTLTDFEVLVVDNQSSDNTLEIVKSYAERDSRFRIIVNDQNIGAINNFNRCAELAQGEWIKYVHADDLIEPHCLEKLISAKQSDSALVCCRRNFLFEPGVSEKTEKYYLDILSKRSIETLFPDSINISARSFCKATLENIGFNIVGEPVAVILNRNAFYRYGVFNRHIVNKCDVELWTRVATHTGITHVPEVLATHRVHSGSVTTGNTADRHYRKSKIDQLIILYEFVLNPIYAPLRDVAKNYPTVNLQNLLAKSAHIARRIAEKDTSVMPQWEEIQKYYPALSNISKLSFPQKITHYTNRLGKSLEN; this is encoded by the coding sequence ATGACTCCGCTGGTAAGTGTTTGCATTCCTACTTACAACGCCTCCAGGCATTTAGAGGACTGTCTTAACAGCGTTATTTCTCAGACCTTAACCGATTTTGAAGTTTTGGTTGTTGATAATCAGTCATCAGACAACACGCTTGAAATTGTCAAATCATATGCTGAACGTGACAGTCGTTTTAGAATTATCGTAAACGATCAGAATATTGGTGCCATCAACAACTTTAATCGCTGTGCTGAACTGGCTCAAGGGGAATGGATAAAATATGTACATGCAGACGACTTGATTGAGCCCCACTGCCTAGAAAAGCTAATCTCAGCAAAACAATCAGACAGCGCTTTGGTTTGTTGTCGCCGGAACTTTCTCTTCGAACCAGGTGTCAGTGAAAAAACAGAGAAATACTATCTAGATATCTTATCTAAAAGATCTATCGAAACCCTTTTCCCTGATTCGATAAATATCTCCGCGCGAAGTTTCTGTAAGGCTACTCTTGAAAATATAGGATTCAATATTGTCGGTGAGCCAGTGGCTGTAATTTTAAATCGCAATGCGTTCTACCGTTACGGTGTTTTCAACCGGCATATTGTAAATAAATGCGACGTAGAGCTGTGGACTAGAGTCGCAACTCATACAGGGATTACCCACGTACCAGAGGTATTGGCTACTCACCGGGTCCATAGTGGTTCAGTAACGACTGGCAATACAGCAGATCGCCACTATAGAAAATCCAAAATTGACCAGCTTATTATTCTGTATGAATTTGTATTGAACCCTATCTATGCTCCGTTACGAGACGTTGCCAAAAATTACCCGACGGTAAACTTACAGAATCTTCTTGCTAAAAGCGCACATATCGCTAGGAGAATTGCCGAGAAAGATACTAGTGTAATGCCTCAATGGGAGGAAATACAGAAGTATTATCCAGCACTTTCGAATATATCAAAGCTCAGTTTTCCCCAAAAAATCACTCACTATACCAACCGATTAGGCAAATCACTGGAGAACTAA
- a CDS encoding acyltransferase, translated as MSLRKFLYPLVLKKFGSQVSIKSNVQLIGPDLIGIEKHVKISRNVILEARENCSFAVGEKSILSENTYLRGGYCGRISLKEEVRLDYGVYIRSEKEGDIEIGERTYVGPYTCIGGPGPVKIGRDCMIGSHTCVYGNNHNFGDLARRINEQGTTSRGIVIEDNCWLGAGVKVLDGVTIGEGSVIGAGAVVTSDIPAQTVAVGVPARVISKRCSQVPIEESKPRLVEN; from the coding sequence ATGTCTCTAAGAAAGTTCCTGTATCCTCTTGTTTTGAAGAAGTTTGGCTCTCAAGTTTCTATAAAATCAAATGTTCAGCTCATTGGTCCTGATTTGATTGGCATTGAGAAGCATGTAAAGATCAGTAGAAATGTCATATTAGAGGCTAGAGAAAACTGCAGTTTTGCTGTCGGAGAAAAATCCATCCTCTCAGAGAACACCTACCTTAGAGGCGGTTACTGTGGCCGAATCAGCCTAAAAGAAGAGGTGCGCTTAGACTATGGTGTCTATATTCGCTCTGAGAAAGAGGGCGATATAGAAATTGGAGAACGTACTTATGTCGGACCTTATACCTGTATCGGGGGACCCGGACCTGTCAAGATTGGCCGTGATTGCATGATCGGCTCCCATACCTGCGTATACGGCAACAATCACAATTTCGGAGATCTCGCTCGTCGAATCAATGAGCAGGGGACAACGTCTAGGGGAATTGTCATTGAGGATAACTGCTGGCTGGGGGCAGGGGTAAAGGTCTTAGATGGAGTCACAATTGGTGAAGGAAGCGTCATTGGAGCGGGTGCGGTTGTGACGAGCGACATCCCGGCTCAGACTGTAGCAGTGGGTGTACCTGCTAGGGTTATTTCAAAACGCTGTTCCCAAGTGCCCATCGAAGAATCGAAGCCTAGACTTGTTGAGAATTAA
- a CDS encoding MBOAT family O-acyltransferase codes for MIFTEFKFLFFFAAVFCVNWLLRKFVFRKIFLLICSYLFYAAWDWRFLSLIWMSTIVDYILGLQMKSAPDVSRKRFLLSISLVVNLGVLGFFKYFNFFLESAFDLLAWLDLPTSTNSLEIILPVGISFYTFQTLSYTIDVYRGHLEPTRSPIDFALFVAFFPQLVAGPIVRASDFIPQLSKARSFVTVPVRACLVLFLFGFFKKACIADSIAPAVDAVYSQPSEYSAFSIWQAIWLYAIQIYCDFSGYTDMAIACAGLLGFSFPDNFNYPYFASNISDFWRRWHISLSTWLKDYLYIPLGGNRGSRGGSYRNLMITMVLGGLWHGAAWRFIAWGAMHGGALIGHKVYLKQQSSHRRDLDKQEKFIVSLLGTLLTFTWVCLAWVFFRADGLDDAMSVIFNCFSFGAESKATLGFEYIPLLIGLLLTHWLSYRGYLERAFSSLPGWGFSLVYGAAYAVVFAAKPTNYEPFIYFQF; via the coding sequence GTGATTTTTACAGAGTTCAAATTTCTTTTCTTCTTTGCCGCTGTTTTTTGTGTCAACTGGTTACTGCGGAAATTTGTATTTAGAAAAATATTTCTATTGATTTGTAGCTATCTATTTTACGCCGCGTGGGACTGGCGATTCCTCTCTCTAATTTGGATGTCAACAATTGTTGACTATATTCTTGGTCTCCAAATGAAAAGCGCACCAGATGTTTCTCGAAAGCGCTTCCTATTGTCTATTAGCCTTGTTGTTAATCTTGGAGTCCTTGGCTTTTTTAAATATTTTAATTTTTTCCTTGAATCAGCTTTTGATCTTTTAGCTTGGCTAGATTTGCCCACGAGTACTAACTCGCTTGAAATTATTTTGCCTGTGGGTATTAGCTTCTATACTTTTCAAACGCTGAGCTATACGATTGATGTTTATCGAGGACATTTAGAACCAACGAGAAGCCCTATTGATTTTGCTTTATTTGTTGCTTTCTTTCCGCAATTAGTGGCTGGTCCCATTGTGCGCGCGAGTGACTTCATCCCTCAGTTGAGCAAAGCGCGATCCTTCGTGACTGTTCCTGTGCGAGCTTGCCTAGTTTTATTCCTCTTTGGCTTTTTTAAGAAAGCATGTATTGCCGACAGCATTGCACCGGCCGTTGATGCTGTTTATAGCCAACCTTCCGAATATTCTGCCTTTTCCATATGGCAGGCGATCTGGCTCTATGCGATCCAGATTTACTGCGATTTTTCTGGTTATACAGATATGGCGATCGCCTGTGCTGGTTTACTCGGCTTCAGTTTTCCGGATAACTTCAACTATCCATACTTTGCTTCCAATATTTCTGATTTTTGGAGAAGATGGCATATTAGTCTTTCCACATGGCTTAAAGATTATCTGTATATTCCCCTTGGCGGTAACCGTGGCTCTAGGGGGGGCAGCTATCGGAATTTAATGATCACAATGGTTTTAGGAGGACTGTGGCATGGTGCTGCGTGGCGCTTTATCGCTTGGGGGGCAATGCATGGAGGCGCTCTTATTGGGCATAAAGTGTATCTGAAACAACAGTCTAGCCACCGGAGAGATCTTGACAAACAAGAAAAATTTATCGTCAGTCTTCTAGGAACCTTACTGACCTTTACATGGGTCTGTTTAGCTTGGGTATTCTTTCGTGCCGATGGTCTAGATGATGCAATGTCTGTTATTTTCAATTGTTTCTCTTTTGGTGCAGAGAGTAAGGCTACGCTTGGCTTTGAATATATTCCTTTGCTAATTGGTCTGCTGCTAACTCATTGGCTCAGCTACCGAGGGTACTTAGAAAGAGCCTTCAGTTCTCTTCCTGGTTGGGGGTTCTCACTCGTTTATGGCGCAGCTTATGCCGTCGTCTTTGCGGCTAAGCCAACAAACTATGAGCCATTTATCTATTTTCAATTCTGA
- the rfbF gene encoding glucose-1-phosphate cytidylyltransferase — protein MKAVILAGGLGTRLSEETSIKPKPMVEVGGMPILWHIMKIYSAHDINDFIICCGYKGYVIKEFISSYFLRVSDVTFDMRDNQMTVHNGNAEPWRVTLIDTGELTMTGGRLKRVKEHIGDGTFCFTYGDGVADINISDLVRFHRSQQTLATLTAVQPPGRFGAISLGEEQTIIDNFQEKPEGDGAWINGGYFVLEPQVIDFIADDTTVWEQDPLKKLAQKKQLAAYKHDGFWQPMDTLRDKRVLEDLWRNEKAPWKVW, from the coding sequence ATGAAAGCTGTAATACTGGCCGGAGGACTAGGTACTCGCCTGAGTGAAGAGACCAGCATTAAACCAAAGCCTATGGTTGAAGTTGGTGGCATGCCTATCCTTTGGCACATAATGAAAATTTACTCAGCCCATGATATTAACGACTTCATTATTTGTTGTGGCTATAAAGGTTACGTTATTAAAGAATTTATCTCCAGTTATTTCCTCCGTGTGTCAGACGTAACCTTCGACATGCGAGATAACCAAATGACAGTGCACAATGGTAACGCTGAACCTTGGCGTGTCACCTTAATTGATACGGGTGAGTTGACCATGACTGGCGGACGTCTCAAGCGAGTCAAAGAACACATCGGTGATGGCACGTTTTGCTTTACCTACGGTGATGGCGTTGCTGACATCAATATTTCAGACCTAGTCAGATTTCATCGATCACAGCAAACATTAGCGACTTTGACTGCCGTGCAGCCGCCAGGACGATTTGGGGCGATATCTCTAGGTGAAGAACAGACAATTATTGACAACTTTCAAGAAAAGCCCGAAGGGGATGGTGCCTGGATCAATGGCGGGTACTTTGTACTCGAGCCACAGGTCATCGACTTTATAGCAGACGACACGACCGTTTGGGAGCAGGATCCCTTGAAGAAGTTAGCTCAGAAAAAGCAATTAGCAGCATATAAACACGATGGCTTTTGGCAGCCGATGGATACTTTAAGAGATAAGCGCGTCCTCGAAGACCTGTGGAGAAATGAAAAAGCCCCGTGGAAAGTTTGGTAA
- a CDS encoding sulfotransferase: protein MSRKPILLTGSHRSGSTWVGRMIAGNPSVVYIREPFNVSHPPGIGISSARFDHWYTYISDENADCFYRKIERTLNFSYGLGAELREEKRSKNLYKISREFLAFNKYKILGKRPLLKDPLALLSAEWLASKFDMDVVVLIRHPAAFASSLKQKGWEFSFSNFLDQDELMRDHLYPFEAALKSYANGDYDIIDQASLLWKVLHHMIQKYQETHGDWLFVRHEDVSEQPLLVFQDIFNYLNLEFTEKNSQVIKEYSSVSNPVEGTSDVTHTLRRNSKDNIKSWKNKLTTTEIERIRTQVEAVSCNFYADEDWQ from the coding sequence ATGAGTAGAAAGCCAATTTTACTAACTGGGTCACACCGTTCTGGCTCAACATGGGTAGGCAGAATGATCGCAGGAAATCCTTCTGTCGTCTATATTCGAGAGCCTTTTAATGTATCTCATCCTCCAGGGATCGGTATCAGCAGTGCAAGATTTGACCACTGGTATACCTATATTTCAGATGAAAATGCAGATTGCTTCTACAGGAAAATCGAAAGGACGCTCAATTTCTCCTATGGTCTAGGTGCAGAATTAAGGGAAGAAAAACGCAGCAAAAATCTATATAAGATATCTAGAGAATTTCTAGCATTTAACAAATATAAAATTTTAGGAAAAAGACCTTTACTAAAAGATCCGTTAGCTTTGCTCTCGGCTGAGTGGCTTGCATCAAAGTTTGATATGGATGTCGTTGTTTTGATTCGGCACCCTGCGGCATTCGCAAGCAGTCTTAAGCAGAAGGGATGGGAGTTCTCCTTCTCTAATTTTTTAGACCAGGATGAACTCATGAGAGATCATCTCTATCCTTTTGAAGCTGCCTTAAAATCTTATGCGAACGGCGATTACGATATTATCGATCAAGCTTCCTTGCTGTGGAAGGTCCTACATCATATGATCCAAAAATATCAAGAAACCCACGGTGACTGGCTGTTCGTTCGGCATGAGGATGTCTCGGAGCAGCCTCTGCTTGTCTTTCAAGACATCTTTAATTATCTAAACCTGGAGTTCACAGAAAAGAACTCTCAAGTAATCAAGGAATATAGTAGCGTTAGCAATCCTGTTGAGGGTACAAGCGATGTAACCCACACTTTGAGGCGCAACAGCAAGGATAATATTAAGAGCTGGAAGAATAAATTAACGACTACCGAGATTGAAAGAATACGAACTCAGGTAGAAGCCGTTTCCTGTAACTTCTATGCTGATGAAGACTGGCAATAA
- a CDS encoding glycosyltransferase family 4 protein, with translation MILSSSTNVQIESKHLQIGFVPFITSNSYQTQLTEQLTQLGVRVFALDGGDYFLPWVAWRMNLKVVHIHWLDTFYWGKNTFRSYLKLSLFIAGLIFLKLTGIKIVWTVHNLKRHECLNPRLEKICTSAVAKFSHRLIVHCDIAKTKITESFPFMPSEKVVVVPHGNYIGQYDNKIKKKEARKVLGISDSSFVFLFLGQVRAYKGIIDLIEAFKQLDEAENTTLLIAGKVVKDSVGKDIQAHVGDSNKIYLNLANIKDEEIQLYMNCADIVVFPYKNVLTSGAVILAMSFAKPCIASKVGCIENTLDSDGAYLYESDDPSGLLTALQAALQERTRMSEMGQHNYVTVKQWDWSILAKDTHAVYLDSVKKR, from the coding sequence ATGATTCTTTCTAGCTCCACAAACGTTCAAATCGAATCTAAGCATCTCCAGATAGGATTTGTCCCCTTCATTACTTCCAACTCATATCAGACGCAGTTGACCGAACAGTTGACCCAATTGGGTGTTCGCGTGTTCGCGCTTGATGGAGGTGACTACTTTCTTCCTTGGGTTGCTTGGAGAATGAATCTGAAGGTCGTACATATTCACTGGTTAGATACATTTTATTGGGGGAAAAATACCTTTAGATCTTATCTAAAACTATCTCTTTTTATTGCTGGATTGATTTTTCTGAAGCTAACTGGAATTAAAATCGTGTGGACAGTCCATAATCTAAAGCGACACGAGTGCCTAAATCCCAGGCTAGAAAAAATTTGTACTTCGGCTGTCGCCAAATTTTCTCATCGGCTGATTGTACACTGCGATATTGCAAAGACAAAAATAACTGAGTCTTTTCCCTTCATGCCGAGTGAAAAAGTCGTTGTTGTTCCCCACGGCAATTACATTGGTCAATATGACAACAAGATTAAAAAAAAAGAAGCTCGAAAAGTCCTAGGTATCTCTGATTCCAGCTTTGTTTTTCTCTTTCTAGGTCAAGTAAGAGCTTATAAGGGAATCATAGATTTAATAGAGGCCTTTAAACAGCTTGATGAGGCTGAAAATACGACTTTACTGATCGCCGGCAAGGTCGTTAAGGATTCTGTGGGTAAAGATATTCAGGCGCATGTTGGCGATTCGAACAAGATCTATTTGAACTTAGCGAATATTAAAGATGAAGAAATTCAGCTCTATATGAACTGTGCCGATATCGTTGTTTTCCCTTATAAAAATGTTTTGACATCGGGGGCCGTTATTTTAGCGATGTCTTTCGCAAAGCCCTGTATTGCTTCTAAAGTAGGCTGTATTGAGAATACACTTGATAGTGATGGTGCTTACTTGTATGAATCTGACGATCCGAGCGGTTTGCTCACCGCGCTGCAAGCCGCGCTACAGGAGAGAACTCGGATGTCTGAGATGGGGCAACACAATTACGTAACGGTCAAACAGTGGGATTGGAGCATTCTTGCCAAAGACACCCATGCCGTCTACCTAGACTCTGTGAAAAAGAGATAA
- a CDS encoding glycosyltransferase family 2 protein: protein MNRKIPAVSVVVPAYNSMEYLPETISSLLAQSYTDFEVIIVNDGSTDNTQEWGSQIQDSRVVLISQENRGLSGARNTGICHAKGQYIAFLDADDLWHPSKLKKQVQELDNNASAGLVYSWVSYIDDQGRSTGKCLRNSETGMIWDTLIQHNIVECGSVAMVRRECFDQCGLFDEALKSAVEDWDMWLRIAAQYPFAVVKEALTYYRQHPGGASKDWKSMERSYQVVIEKAFSTAPAAVQSLKDESCGYANLKLAWKPLQAKEKDCKQAIEYQKRAAHLYPPLKYTKEYARLSIAIFLMRTLGPTLYRNVLDTVRSIKGWMVGTS, encoded by the coding sequence GTGAATAGAAAAATACCAGCAGTCTCAGTCGTGGTGCCCGCCTACAACTCGATGGAGTATTTGCCAGAAACAATCTCTAGCTTACTGGCGCAGAGCTATACAGACTTTGAAGTCATCATCGTTAACGACGGCAGTACCGACAATACCCAAGAATGGGGATCGCAAATTCAGGACTCAAGGGTTGTTCTCATTTCACAGGAAAATCGAGGTTTATCTGGAGCTAGGAACACCGGCATCTGCCATGCAAAGGGGCAGTACATCGCATTTCTCGATGCCGATGATCTTTGGCATCCCAGCAAACTGAAGAAGCAAGTACAGGAGCTAGACAATAACGCCAGTGCAGGGCTGGTTTACTCCTGGGTGTCTTATATTGATGATCAAGGCCGATCTACAGGGAAATGTCTGCGGAATTCAGAAACAGGGATGATTTGGGACACGCTGATTCAACACAACATTGTTGAATGTGGCAGTGTTGCTATGGTTCGACGAGAGTGTTTCGATCAATGCGGTCTGTTTGATGAAGCCTTGAAATCTGCAGTGGAAGACTGGGATATGTGGTTGCGAATTGCGGCTCAGTATCCGTTTGCGGTGGTCAAAGAAGCCCTAACCTACTATCGTCAGCACCCTGGTGGTGCTTCAAAAGACTGGAAGTCAATGGAGCGCAGTTATCAAGTTGTCATTGAGAAAGCTTTCTCTACGGCTCCAGCAGCCGTTCAGTCCTTAAAGGATGAAAGTTGTGGTTATGCTAATTTGAAACTAGCGTGGAAACCCCTACAGGCAAAGGAGAAAGATTGCAAACAGGCCATTGAATACCAAAAACGCGCCGCACATCTCTATCCACCCCTGAAATATACAAAAGAGTATGCACGCTTGAGTATCGCAATTTTTTTAATGCGAACGTTAGGTCCAACCCTATATAGAAATGTTTTAGATACCGTTCGCTCAATCAAAGGGTGGATGGTAGGTACATCATAA